From the Conger conger chromosome 14, fConCon1.1, whole genome shotgun sequence genome, one window contains:
- the LOC133110182 gene encoding inositol hexakisphosphate kinase 2-like isoform X1 has translation MSPALEAMQPGEQRGCSSTSRGVLLEPFVHQVGGHSCVLRFGEQTICKPLIPREHQFYKSLPAEMRTFTPQYRGVVSVSFEEDEEGNLCLIAYPLHSELPDLENVDPDSEPNNKMLKWSNKKPSALLLDNEHYSKDRSRHSRKEDKIKSSHNREEELDWLQQAEVLYYSLEKSNAVPQVKHNPWSLKCHQQHLQRMKENAKHRNQYKFILLENLTWRHAVPCVLDLKMGTRQHGDDASEEKKATQIRKCQQSTSASIGVRLCGMQVYQSDSGKLMFMNKYQGRKLTLPGFKEALFQFFHDGRRLQRELLSPVLRRLSDMQAALERCESYRFYSSSLLIIYDGQPHRARRPRPRGGEEGDEDDLSEEEEEEEEEEEEEEEEEEEEEEEEEEAGAFGFPCGGASGGGSGVLSRGSGREGSPLVDVRMIDFAHTTCRHYGEDSVVHEGQDSGYIFGLQNLITIISQLEEHSAD, from the exons ATGAGTCCCGCCCTGGAGGCCATGCAGCCGGGAGAACAGCGGGGCTGTTCCAGCACCAGCAGGGGGGTCCTGCTTGAACCCTTTGTGCACCAGGTGGGGGGGCACTCCTGTGTGCTGCGCTTCGGCGAGCAGACCATCTGCAAGCCCCTcatcccccgggagcaccagtTCTACAAGAGCCTCCCGGCCGAGATGAGGACCTTCACCCCGCAGTACCGAG gcgTGGTGTCGGTCAGCttcgaggaggatgaggaggggaaCCTGTGTCTCATCGCCTACCCGCTGCACAGCGAGCTGCCCGACCTGGAGAACGTCGACCCCGACAGCGAGCCCAACAACAAGATGCTCAAGTGGAGCAACAAGAAGCCCTCCGCCCTGCTGCTGGACAACGAGCACTACAGCAAGGACAGGAGCAGACACTCCCGCAAGGAGGACAAGATCAAGAG CAGTCATAACCGCGAGGAGGAGCTGGATTGGCTGCAGCAGGCTGAGGTGCTGTACTACAGCCTGGAGAAGAGCAACGCCGTGCCCCAGGTCAAACACAACCCCTGGAGCCTCAAGTGCCACCAGCAGCACCTGCAGAGGATGAAGGAGAACGCCAAACACCGCAACCAATACA aattcatcctgctggaGAACCTGACGTGGCGGCACGCGGTGCCGTGCGTGCTGGACCTGAAGATGGGCACGCGGCAGCACGGCGACGACGCCAGCGAGGAGAAGAAGGCCACGCAGATCCGCAAGTGCCAGCAGAGCACGTCGGCCAGCATCGGAGTGAGGCTGTGCGGCATGCAG gTGTACCAGTCGGACTCGGGGAAGCTGATGTTCATGAATAAGTACCAGGGGCGTAAGCTGACGCTGCCGGGCTTTAAGGAGGCGCTGTTCCAGTTCTTCCACGACGGGCGGCGGCTGCAGCGGGAGCTCCTGTCCCCGGTGCTGCGGCGGCTCAGCGACATGCAGGCGGCCCTGGAGCGCTGCGAGTCCTACCGCTTCTACTCCAGCTCCCTGCTCATCATCTACGACGGACAGCCACACCGCGcccgccggccccgcccccgcggcGGGGAGGAGGGCGACGAGGACGACCTgtccgaggaggaggaggaggaggaggaggaagaagaagaggaagaggaggaagaggaggaggaggaggaggaggaagaggaggcgggTGCGTTCGGGTTTCCCTGCGGGGGTGCGTCAGGCGGGGGCAGTGGGGTGCTCAGTCGGGGCTCCGGGCGGGAGGGGAGCCCCCTGGTGGACGTGCGAATGATCGACTTCGCCCACACCACCTGCCGGCACTACGGCGAGGACAGCGTGGTGCACGAGGGCCAGGACAGCGGCTACATCTTCGGCCTGCAGAACCTCATCACCATCATCTCTCAGCTGGAGGAGCACAGCGCCGACTAG
- the LOC133110182 gene encoding inositol hexakisphosphate kinase 2-like isoform X2, whose translation MSPALEAMQPGEQRGCSSTSRGVLLEPFVHQVGGHSCVLRFGEQTICKPLIPREHQFYKSLPAEMRTFTPQYRGVVSVSFEEDEEGNLCLIAYPLHSELPDLENVDPDSEPNNKMLKWSNKKPSALLLDNEHYSKDRSRHSRKEDKIKSHNREEELDWLQQAEVLYYSLEKSNAVPQVKHNPWSLKCHQQHLQRMKENAKHRNQYKFILLENLTWRHAVPCVLDLKMGTRQHGDDASEEKKATQIRKCQQSTSASIGVRLCGMQVYQSDSGKLMFMNKYQGRKLTLPGFKEALFQFFHDGRRLQRELLSPVLRRLSDMQAALERCESYRFYSSSLLIIYDGQPHRARRPRPRGGEEGDEDDLSEEEEEEEEEEEEEEEEEEEEEEEEEEAGAFGFPCGGASGGGSGVLSRGSGREGSPLVDVRMIDFAHTTCRHYGEDSVVHEGQDSGYIFGLQNLITIISQLEEHSAD comes from the exons ATGAGTCCCGCCCTGGAGGCCATGCAGCCGGGAGAACAGCGGGGCTGTTCCAGCACCAGCAGGGGGGTCCTGCTTGAACCCTTTGTGCACCAGGTGGGGGGGCACTCCTGTGTGCTGCGCTTCGGCGAGCAGACCATCTGCAAGCCCCTcatcccccgggagcaccagtTCTACAAGAGCCTCCCGGCCGAGATGAGGACCTTCACCCCGCAGTACCGAG gcgTGGTGTCGGTCAGCttcgaggaggatgaggaggggaaCCTGTGTCTCATCGCCTACCCGCTGCACAGCGAGCTGCCCGACCTGGAGAACGTCGACCCCGACAGCGAGCCCAACAACAAGATGCTCAAGTGGAGCAACAAGAAGCCCTCCGCCCTGCTGCTGGACAACGAGCACTACAGCAAGGACAGGAGCAGACACTCCCGCAAGGAGGACAAGATCAAGAG TCATAACCGCGAGGAGGAGCTGGATTGGCTGCAGCAGGCTGAGGTGCTGTACTACAGCCTGGAGAAGAGCAACGCCGTGCCCCAGGTCAAACACAACCCCTGGAGCCTCAAGTGCCACCAGCAGCACCTGCAGAGGATGAAGGAGAACGCCAAACACCGCAACCAATACA aattcatcctgctggaGAACCTGACGTGGCGGCACGCGGTGCCGTGCGTGCTGGACCTGAAGATGGGCACGCGGCAGCACGGCGACGACGCCAGCGAGGAGAAGAAGGCCACGCAGATCCGCAAGTGCCAGCAGAGCACGTCGGCCAGCATCGGAGTGAGGCTGTGCGGCATGCAG gTGTACCAGTCGGACTCGGGGAAGCTGATGTTCATGAATAAGTACCAGGGGCGTAAGCTGACGCTGCCGGGCTTTAAGGAGGCGCTGTTCCAGTTCTTCCACGACGGGCGGCGGCTGCAGCGGGAGCTCCTGTCCCCGGTGCTGCGGCGGCTCAGCGACATGCAGGCGGCCCTGGAGCGCTGCGAGTCCTACCGCTTCTACTCCAGCTCCCTGCTCATCATCTACGACGGACAGCCACACCGCGcccgccggccccgcccccgcggcGGGGAGGAGGGCGACGAGGACGACCTgtccgaggaggaggaggaggaggaggaggaagaagaagaggaagaggaggaagaggaggaggaggaggaggaggaagaggaggcgggTGCGTTCGGGTTTCCCTGCGGGGGTGCGTCAGGCGGGGGCAGTGGGGTGCTCAGTCGGGGCTCCGGGCGGGAGGGGAGCCCCCTGGTGGACGTGCGAATGATCGACTTCGCCCACACCACCTGCCGGCACTACGGCGAGGACAGCGTGGTGCACGAGGGCCAGGACAGCGGCTACATCTTCGGCCTGCAGAACCTCATCACCATCATCTCTCAGCTGGAGGAGCACAGCGCCGACTAG